A window from Sinorhizobium fredii encodes these proteins:
- the lexA gene encoding transcriptional repressor LexA — protein sequence MLTRKQQELLLFIHERMKESGVPPSFDEMKDALDLASKSGIHRLITALEERGFIRRLPNRARALEVIKLPEAYSSPAQPRRGFSPSVIEGSLGKPPAPKPAPTPPVESASITVPVMGRIAAGVPISAIQNNTHEISVPVEMIGSGEHYALEIKGDSMIEAGILDGDTVIIRNASTASPGDIVVALIDDEEATLKRFRRKGASIALEAANPAYETRIFGPDRVKIQGKLVGLIRRYH from the coding sequence ATGCTGACCCGCAAGCAACAGGAATTGCTTCTGTTCATTCATGAACGGATGAAGGAATCCGGGGTCCCGCCCTCCTTCGACGAGATGAAAGATGCGCTCGATCTTGCGTCGAAATCGGGCATCCACCGGCTGATCACTGCGCTGGAAGAACGCGGTTTCATTCGCCGGCTACCCAATCGGGCCCGAGCGCTCGAGGTCATCAAGCTGCCGGAAGCCTATTCGAGCCCAGCCCAGCCGCGGCGCGGCTTCTCGCCGAGCGTCATCGAGGGCAGCCTCGGCAAGCCCCCGGCACCGAAGCCGGCGCCAACGCCGCCGGTCGAGAGCGCGTCTATAACAGTGCCGGTCATGGGCCGGATCGCCGCCGGCGTGCCGATTTCGGCCATTCAGAACAATACGCACGAGATTTCCGTGCCGGTCGAGATGATCGGCAGCGGCGAGCACTACGCCCTCGAAATCAAGGGCGATTCGATGATCGAGGCGGGCATTCTCGATGGCGACACGGTGATCATCCGCAACGCCAGCACCGCCAGCCCGGGCGACATCGTCGTCGCCCTGATCGACGACGAGGAGGCAACCTTGAAGCGATTCCGCCGCAAGGGCGCATCGATCGCACTGGAAGCGGCGAATCCGGCTTACGAAACGCGCATCTTCGGACCCGACCGCGTGAAAATTCAGGGCAAACTCGTCGGTCTGATCCGGCGCTATCACTAG
- a CDS encoding sugar phosphate isomerase/epimerase family protein → MSDFEPGLCTVTFRSLPPEKIVGLARSAGLAAIEWAGDAHIAPGDTSNARIVGLLSARAELTTSYGSYVAPPTDDLIEFRRALESAIALGASNIRIWPGTRRRDSKDYSAGERRDAAKAIRDMGAEAARHRVTVSLEYHPRSLTDTTDSASRLIDAIAHDNVYLYWQPRPGLELGEALAEVARIGQHVSHVHVFAWDRNRNRFPLASASDYWRSVLTALPASRWTGRRFAMLEFVANDDPAAFIEDAATLKQILLE, encoded by the coding sequence ATGAGCGATTTCGAACCGGGGCTCTGCACCGTCACCTTCAGGAGCTTGCCTCCGGAAAAAATCGTCGGCTTAGCCCGGAGCGCCGGTCTTGCGGCGATCGAATGGGCAGGCGACGCTCATATTGCTCCAGGCGACACGTCCAACGCCCGGATCGTCGGGCTCCTCAGCGCAAGGGCCGAACTGACGACATCCTACGGATCCTATGTCGCGCCACCGACTGACGACCTCATCGAATTCAGGCGTGCGCTCGAGAGCGCGATTGCACTCGGTGCCTCGAATATCCGCATCTGGCCAGGCACCCGCCGGCGCGATTCAAAGGACTACAGCGCAGGCGAAAGACGTGATGCCGCAAAGGCGATCCGCGACATGGGCGCCGAAGCCGCGCGCCACCGCGTGACCGTCTCGCTGGAATATCACCCGCGATCGCTGACGGACACGACCGACTCGGCAAGCCGCCTGATCGACGCGATCGCCCACGACAATGTTTATCTCTATTGGCAGCCGCGGCCCGGGCTGGAGCTCGGCGAGGCGCTCGCAGAGGTCGCCCGCATCGGTCAGCATGTATCTCATGTCCACGTCTTCGCCTGGGATCGAAATCGCAACCGTTTTCCCCTGGCATCGGCATCCGACTATTGGCGAAGCGTCCTCACGGCCCTCCCCGCATCGCGCTGGACCGGGCGACGCTTTGCAATGCTGGAATTCGTCGCCAATGACGATCCCGCCGCCTTCATCGAGGACGCCGCGACGCTCAAGCAAATTCTCCTCGAGTGA
- a CDS encoding hydroxyacid dehydrogenase, with amino-acid sequence MTPPAIAFAMQPERTEHVLTPELFARIDRLARILDRQPMTVFGDGRGSRLLAEAEILVTGWGAPSFDANALRSAPRLRLIVHAAGTVKDLIDLSVFDAGITVSHAAEANAVPVAEFTLAAIIFSGKHVFRFRDLYAADRGRQRIQLLQGQAIGNYRRTIGIVGASRIGRRVIDLLRPFDYRVLLYDPLVGEESASAIGVEKADLETLMAHSDIVSLHAPSLPETQHMIDGRRLSLMKNGATLINTARGALVDEAALIDRLKTGAINAVIDVTDPEVPEGTSPFYDLPNVFLTPHIAGAIGLERTRLGEMAVDEIERFLEGRQLLFEVRKHDLERIA; translated from the coding sequence ATGACCCCCCCGGCGATTGCCTTCGCGATGCAGCCCGAAAGGACGGAACACGTACTCACACCGGAACTTTTCGCACGCATAGACCGTCTCGCTCGCATACTCGATCGGCAACCCATGACCGTTTTCGGCGACGGCCGGGGAAGCCGCTTGCTCGCCGAAGCGGAGATCCTGGTGACCGGCTGGGGCGCCCCGAGCTTCGATGCGAACGCCCTTCGATCGGCCCCTCGCCTTCGGCTCATCGTCCATGCGGCAGGAACGGTCAAGGACCTGATCGATTTGTCCGTGTTCGATGCAGGAATCACCGTCAGCCATGCGGCCGAAGCCAACGCCGTGCCGGTCGCGGAGTTCACGCTGGCGGCAATCATTTTTTCGGGCAAGCACGTTTTTCGCTTCCGCGACCTTTATGCCGCCGACAGAGGGCGTCAGCGCATCCAGCTGCTGCAGGGGCAGGCTATTGGAAACTACCGCCGCACCATCGGCATCGTTGGCGCCTCGCGGATCGGAAGGCGGGTGATCGACCTGCTTCGCCCCTTCGATTATCGGGTGCTGCTCTACGATCCCTTGGTCGGGGAAGAAAGCGCTTCGGCTATCGGTGTCGAAAAAGCCGATCTCGAGACGCTGATGGCGCATTCGGATATAGTCTCGCTGCATGCGCCTTCTCTGCCCGAGACCCAGCACATGATCGACGGGCGGCGGCTGTCCCTGATGAAGAACGGTGCGACACTGATCAATACGGCGCGGGGTGCGCTCGTGGACGAGGCCGCACTGATAGACCGGCTGAAGACGGGCGCAATCAATGCCGTCATCGACGTGACGGATCCCGAGGTGCCGGAAGGAACGTCGCCTTTCTATGATTTGCCGAACGTCTTCCTAACGCCGCACATTGCCGGCGCCATCGGACTTGAGAGGACGCGGCTCGGCGAAATGGCCGTCGACGAAATCGAGCGCTTTCTGGAAGGCCGGCAGCTGCTGTTCGAAGTCCGCAAGCACGACCTGGAGCGCATTGCATGA